In Algihabitans albus, one genomic interval encodes:
- a CDS encoding DUF1194 domain-containing protein: MIRTLGLAAALAITALPVKASEIVELELVLAVDASSSVTSWEFDLQMQGLADAFRDPEVQGAIQAAGERGIAVSLVQWSGRDRQVLATDWMHIYSPSSSLEFADELAVTPRFISGGSTAIGNAIEFSVNLLTFNAYEGLRRVIDVSGDGRTNQGIQTSQMRDAAIVEGVTVNGLAILNEDPSVDHYFKTNVIGGSGAFLLSATDYQDFSRAIKQKLLREIAGPPIAQAPGSQPAVEQMPRTARAARPAASGTVWYRQDELAIPVSAE, encoded by the coding sequence ATGATCCGCACCCTAGGTCTGGCTGCCGCGCTTGCGATAACCGCTTTGCCTGTGAAGGCCAGCGAGATCGTCGAACTGGAATTGGTGCTCGCCGTCGACGCTTCTTCCTCGGTCACCTCCTGGGAATTCGATCTGCAGATGCAGGGTTTGGCCGACGCCTTTCGCGACCCGGAAGTGCAGGGCGCCATTCAGGCGGCGGGGGAGAGGGGAATCGCTGTCTCGCTCGTGCAGTGGTCGGGCCGCGACCGCCAGGTCCTGGCGACCGATTGGATGCATATCTACAGCCCGAGTTCGTCGTTGGAGTTCGCCGATGAACTGGCGGTGACGCCGCGCTTCATTTCGGGCGGTTCGACGGCGATCGGAAACGCCATCGAATTCTCGGTCAATCTCTTGACCTTCAATGCCTACGAAGGGCTGCGCCGGGTGATCGATGTCTCCGGCGACGGGCGCACGAATCAGGGAATTCAGACCAGCCAGATGCGAGACGCCGCGATTGTCGAGGGCGTCACCGTCAACGGGTTGGCGATCCTCAACGAGGACCCCAGCGTCGATCACTACTTCAAGACGAACGTGATCGGCGGGTCTGGTGCCTTCCTCTTGTCGGCGACCGACTACCAGGATTTCTCCCGCGCGATAAAGCAGAAGCTGCTGCGCGAGATCGCCGGTCCACCCATCGCGCAAGCCCCGGGAAGCCAGCCTGCGGTAGAGCAGATGCCGAGGACCGCTCGGGCGGCCCGGCCTGCGGCATCCGGTACCGTCTGGTATCGCCAAGATGAGCTTGCAATCCCCGTCTCGGCTGAGTAA
- a CDS encoding LbetaH domain-containing protein gives MPALVRIDAFIGGLADTALRTWREAEPWSLTASAATVTRSLLETLSADVYRIDGEVAVHRSAEVEAGVTLKGPCIVGAESFVASGAYLRGGVWIDCRCVVGPGAEVKSSFLFAGTALAHFNFVGDSLVGRNVNLEAGSLLANCRNERSSGRIAVRVGSKLHELPIRKFGAIVGDGTRIGANAVVAPGALLPPATIVERLHILDQEKSL, from the coding sequence ATGCCGGCCTTGGTCCGAATCGATGCCTTCATCGGCGGGCTGGCCGACACGGCCCTAAGGACTTGGCGCGAGGCGGAGCCCTGGTCTCTGACCGCGTCCGCGGCGACGGTGACTCGCAGTCTCCTCGAAACGCTCTCGGCCGACGTTTACCGCATCGATGGAGAAGTGGCGGTTCATCGTTCGGCGGAGGTAGAGGCGGGGGTCACGCTCAAAGGGCCCTGCATTGTCGGGGCGGAAAGCTTCGTCGCCAGCGGCGCCTATCTGCGTGGCGGTGTCTGGATCGACTGCCGATGTGTGGTAGGGCCGGGTGCCGAGGTGAAGTCTTCGTTCCTTTTCGCCGGGACTGCACTCGCCCACTTCAATTTCGTCGGCGATTCCTTGGTCGGGCGAAACGTCAACCTGGAGGCGGGAAGCCTTCTGGCCAACTGCCGGAACGAGCGATCCAGCGGGCGAATCGCCGTTCGCGTAGGGTCGAAGCTGCACGAACTGCCGATCCGGAAGTTTGGCGCCATCGTGGGCGACGGAACGCGAATCGGGGCCAATGCCGTGGTGGCGCCAGGTGCGCTCCTGCCGCCCGCTACGATCGTCGAAAGACTTCATATTCTAGATCAGGAAAAATCTCTATGA